A part of Pseudoalteromonas arctica A 37-1-2 genomic DNA contains:
- the purH gene encoding bifunctional phosphoribosylaminoimidazolecarboxamide formyltransferase/IMP cyclohydrolase: MDTHRPIRRALLSVSDKTGIVEFARALEAQGVDILSTGGTCKLLADNGIKVTEVSDHTGHPEIMDGRVKTLHPKIHGGILARRGQDESVMADNNISAIDIVVVNLYPFANTVAQENCSLEDAIENIDIGGPTMVRAAAKNHKDVTIVVNASDYDRVISEMQNNNGSTTYKTRFDLAIAAYEHTAAYDGMIANYFGKMVPDYTEEAAVETKFPRTINMQFTKKQDMRYGENSHQDAAFYVESDIAEASVATATQLQGKALSFNNIADTDAALECVKEFDVPACVIVKHANPCGVSIGDNILQAYERAFKTDPTSAFGGIIAFNRELDAATAQAIVDRQFVEVIIAPSISSDAAKIVEAKKNVRLLECGQWTGKAAGQDIKRVNGGILVQDRDLGMVTQGDLKVVSKRQPTEQELKDLLFCWKVAKFVKSNAIVYARDGMTIGVGAGQMSRVYSAKIAGIKAADENLEVKGSVMASDAFFPFRDGIDAAAAAGITAVIQPGGSMRDEEVIAAADEAGMAMVLTGMRHFRH; this comes from the coding sequence ATGGATACTCATCGTCCCATTCGTCGCGCACTATTAAGTGTGTCTGATAAAACCGGTATTGTTGAATTTGCCCGCGCACTAGAAGCGCAAGGCGTTGATATATTATCAACTGGCGGCACATGTAAACTACTTGCTGATAACGGCATAAAAGTGACTGAAGTATCAGATCACACAGGCCACCCTGAAATCATGGATGGTCGCGTAAAAACTCTTCACCCAAAAATTCACGGCGGCATATTAGCCCGTCGCGGACAAGATGAAAGCGTAATGGCAGATAACAACATTTCTGCTATCGACATAGTTGTAGTTAACTTATACCCCTTTGCGAATACAGTCGCTCAAGAAAACTGCAGCCTTGAAGATGCTATTGAAAATATTGATATTGGCGGCCCTACAATGGTTCGTGCAGCCGCTAAAAACCACAAAGACGTAACAATCGTGGTAAACGCGAGCGACTACGACCGTGTTATTAGCGAAATGCAAAACAACAATGGCTCTACTACGTATAAAACACGTTTTGACTTAGCGATTGCGGCTTACGAGCACACTGCCGCATACGATGGCATGATTGCTAACTACTTCGGTAAAATGGTTCCTGATTACACCGAGGAAGCTGCTGTAGAGACTAAATTCCCACGTACTATCAATATGCAGTTCACTAAAAAGCAAGATATGCGTTACGGTGAAAACTCACATCAAGATGCTGCTTTTTATGTTGAAAGTGACATTGCTGAAGCATCAGTTGCAACAGCAACTCAATTGCAAGGTAAGGCCCTTTCGTTTAACAACATTGCAGATACCGATGCAGCACTTGAATGTGTTAAAGAATTTGACGTACCTGCGTGCGTAATTGTAAAACATGCTAACCCGTGTGGTGTTTCAATTGGGGACAATATTCTACAAGCATACGAGCGCGCTTTTAAAACAGACCCTACATCAGCATTTGGTGGCATTATTGCCTTTAACCGAGAGCTAGATGCAGCAACTGCACAAGCAATTGTTGATCGTCAGTTTGTTGAAGTCATTATCGCACCTAGTATTTCGAGCGACGCTGCAAAAATTGTTGAAGCTAAAAAGAACGTTCGTTTATTAGAATGTGGACAGTGGACAGGTAAAGCAGCTGGCCAAGATATTAAACGCGTTAACGGCGGTATTTTAGTTCAAGACCGCGATTTAGGCATGGTAACGCAAGGCGACTTAAAAGTTGTTTCTAAGCGCCAGCCTACAGAGCAAGAACTTAAAGATTTACTATTTTGTTGGAAAGTAGCTAAGTTTGTTAAATCAAACGCAATTGTTTATGCCCGTGACGGTATGACCATTGGTGTAGGCGCAGGCCAAATGAGCCGCGTATACTCAGCTAAAATTGCAGGCATAAAAGCTGCAGACGAAAACCTTGAAGTTAAAGGCTCAGTTATGGCGTCTGATGCGTTCTTCCCATTCCGTGATGGAATTGACGCAGCAGCAGCCGCAGGTATTACTGCGGTAATTCAGCCAGGTGGCTCAATGCGTGATGAAGAAGTGATTGCAGCTGCTGATGAAGCTGGCATGGCAATGGTACTTACTGGTATGCGCCATTTCCGCCACTAA
- a CDS encoding class I SAM-dependent methyltransferase, protein MKFALKSLLVATLTMTSTMALSHNHESSLEHALQSSERSAKNSVRDEYRHPAQTLAFFGFKPTMTVVEIAPGGGWYSEILAPALKEQGTYYAAHFPADSSVGYYQRSLAGFKQKVAEDERFSSVKITEFAPVTHLDIAPAGSADMVLTFRNVHNWYMGKDKSGALSAFQAFYKALKPGGTLGLVEHRLAEERADEDQKTSGYMKQSYVVDLAEQAGFELVASNEINANPKDTADHPKGVWTLPPSLRLGEQDADKYKAIGESDRMTLKFKKPL, encoded by the coding sequence ATGAAATTTGCGCTAAAATCGCTACTTGTAGCCACACTAACGATGACATCGACTATGGCGCTTAGCCATAACCACGAATCGAGCCTTGAGCATGCACTTCAATCAAGCGAACGTAGCGCTAAAAACAGCGTTCGTGACGAATATCGTCACCCAGCTCAAACACTTGCATTTTTTGGCTTTAAACCAACTATGACAGTTGTTGAAATTGCGCCAGGCGGTGGTTGGTATAGTGAAATTTTAGCGCCAGCACTAAAAGAGCAAGGCACTTATTATGCCGCGCACTTTCCTGCTGATTCATCAGTTGGCTACTACCAACGCTCTCTTGCGGGCTTTAAACAAAAAGTAGCTGAAGATGAGCGCTTTAGTAGCGTTAAAATTACTGAGTTTGCACCTGTAACACATTTAGATATTGCGCCAGCTGGCAGTGCCGATATGGTTTTAACTTTCCGTAATGTGCATAACTGGTATATGGGCAAAGATAAAAGCGGTGCATTAAGTGCATTCCAAGCTTTTTATAAAGCCCTTAAACCAGGTGGTACATTAGGTTTAGTTGAACACCGTTTAGCTGAAGAGCGTGCTGACGAAGATCAAAAAACATCAGGTTATATGAAGCAGAGCTACGTAGTAGACCTTGCTGAGCAAGCTGGGTTTGAATTAGTAGCAAGCAATGAAATAAATGCAAATCCAAAAGATACAGCCGATCACCCTAAAGGTGTATGGACGCTACCACCAAGCTTAAGACTCGGCGAACAAGATGCTGACAAATATAAAGCCATTGGTGAAAGCGACCGCATGACGCTGAAATTTAAGAAACCGCTTTAA
- the purD gene encoding phosphoribosylamine--glycine ligase yields MNVLVIGSGGREHALAFKAAQNTKVNTVFVAPGNAGTALEPKLENVAINVDDLEGLLSFAQQNKVELTIVGPEIPLVLGVVDKFREHNMAIFGPTAGAAQLEGSKSFTKDFLARHNIPSGDYQTFEQIDPALAYLKEKGAPIVVKADGLAAGKGVIVAMTEADAEDAIRDMLAGNAFGDAGSRVVIEEFLEGEEASFIVMVDGKNVLPFATSQDHKRAYNGDAGPNTGGMGAYSPAPVVTDEIHQRIMNEVIYPTVESMASEGHPYTGFLYAGLMIDETGTPKVIEYNCRFGDPETQPMMLRLQSDLVELIEAANRVELDKTTIKFDPRAAVGIVLAAKGYPGDYPKGDVISGLKVDYPAGEKVFHAGTKQSGNDVVTAGGRVLCATALGNTVTEAQQRAYELVKQISWDGMEYRTDIAYRAIAREQ; encoded by the coding sequence ATGAATGTTTTAGTCATTGGCAGCGGCGGCCGCGAACACGCACTTGCGTTTAAAGCCGCTCAAAACACCAAAGTAAATACTGTATTTGTAGCCCCTGGTAATGCAGGTACTGCACTTGAACCAAAACTTGAAAACGTAGCAATAAACGTTGACGACTTAGAGGGTTTACTTAGTTTTGCACAGCAAAACAAGGTAGAGCTTACTATTGTAGGTCCAGAAATACCGTTAGTACTGGGTGTTGTTGATAAGTTTCGTGAACATAACATGGCTATTTTTGGCCCAACGGCAGGCGCAGCCCAGCTTGAAGGCTCTAAATCGTTTACTAAAGATTTTTTAGCGCGCCACAATATCCCATCAGGCGATTATCAAACGTTTGAACAAATTGACCCAGCCCTAGCTTATTTAAAAGAAAAAGGCGCGCCAATTGTTGTAAAAGCAGATGGTTTAGCTGCAGGTAAAGGCGTAATTGTAGCAATGACGGAAGCCGATGCCGAAGATGCTATTCGCGATATGCTTGCGGGTAATGCTTTTGGCGATGCGGGAAGCCGTGTTGTTATTGAAGAATTTTTAGAGGGTGAAGAAGCGTCTTTCATTGTAATGGTTGATGGCAAAAACGTATTACCTTTTGCAACAAGCCAAGATCATAAACGTGCATATAATGGTGATGCAGGTCCTAATACTGGCGGCATGGGTGCATATTCACCAGCGCCAGTTGTTACGGATGAAATCCACCAGCGTATTATGAACGAAGTGATCTACCCTACGGTAGAAAGCATGGCAAGCGAAGGCCATCCGTACACCGGCTTTTTATACGCAGGTTTGATGATTGACGAAACAGGTACCCCTAAAGTAATTGAGTACAACTGTCGCTTTGGCGACCCTGAAACTCAACCAATGATGCTACGTTTACAATCAGACCTAGTTGAATTGATTGAAGCTGCTAACCGTGTAGAACTTGATAAAACAACGATTAAGTTTGACCCACGCGCAGCCGTTGGTATTGTACTTGCAGCTAAAGGTTACCCTGGTGATTACCCTAAAGGTGATGTAATTTCGGGGCTAAAAGTTGATTACCCTGCGGGTGAAAAAGTGTTTCATGCGGGTACTAAGCAAAGTGGCAATGACGTTGTAACCGCAGGCGGTCGCGTATTATGCGCAACAGCACTTGGTAACACTGTTACAGAAGCGCAGCAGCGCGCCTATGAGCTTGTTAAACAAATTAGCTGGGATGGTATGGAATATCGTACTGATATAGCTTACCGTGCTATTGCACGTGAGCAATAG
- a CDS encoding EAL domain-containing protein, with protein MELRTLRYHAIAVAILIFIFFIISTLASNLVVPTRYTIDKTAPMYLDYAYYIDETKTKTFDTIINQPELLTHQPFSDVPWSFSQQNYWLFLDLENKSLNKQNVVAHFDNPMVDHLTVYRLDKNNKLIETYKLGDKEEALSLFEYSVPHIRFLVERKSSQRLVMKIDTVGISKTPVNLYRDKEFIDLVRSQTGIWGIFVGVLLMAALYNLVLYFGIKDRVYLIYIGYIISALTLLGAVLGFGFYLWPVQWQLYIHEKVIFFNYAISFFTLAFCTMFLRYHKDNCWRYKMSVKLLLFMSVMAIASLFIPEYIAAPLFFCVMALLYVVCIILIYNKLRSGFRWAKFYVLSWIPLIFGAVIQPMELTGFLAYSFTSRHAFLMAILCEVILMAMALADRVRYQRERALYHATHTQQTKLLNSSKLKQAFMALQSQNRSTTLCLIKIRHFNSLNTIITSSQGYTLIKHVAKELELELSHEREFTNLETDLNTSPRLADLSSGVFACISTKTQNQEMLEALLTKIISSLPKQYEIKGLNLQLSYSIGISSAGKSNDFEYWLKRGYLALKKAKGSVNQVGSSSNGNNLMMDVALAAKLQQAIKTNQLALYYQPQINLLSNHVSGAEALLRWPDPTYSNLSIEELIILAEHTGIINELTLWVIEQACKDIVKLTKNGYNEHTISVNLSAKNLTINNLAEKVENILIKYQVPAQLLKFELTESAFVDSQDALIKLVDELTALGIKVVLDDFGTGYASLSYLVNYHFSELKIDKSFVFDLPNNPTHQVIVQTAIDMAHNLNLSITIEGVETQEIHHLLKDMNADYAQGYLYAKALPYTDYLHFLKSQYSLKMLDSSF; from the coding sequence TTGGAACTAAGAACTTTACGTTACCATGCAATTGCTGTTGCCATACTGATATTTATATTTTTTATAATCAGTACATTGGCATCAAACCTTGTCGTGCCTACACGATATACAATTGATAAAACGGCTCCAATGTACCTCGATTACGCCTACTATATTGACGAAACCAAAACTAAAACATTCGATACCATCATTAACCAACCTGAATTACTTACTCATCAACCATTTTCAGATGTTCCATGGAGTTTTAGCCAGCAAAACTATTGGTTGTTTCTTGATTTAGAAAATAAAAGCCTTAACAAGCAAAATGTTGTGGCACATTTTGACAACCCTATGGTCGATCACCTTACGGTTTATCGCCTCGATAAAAACAACAAACTAATTGAAACATACAAACTCGGCGATAAAGAAGAAGCCCTCTCTTTGTTTGAATACAGCGTACCGCATATTCGTTTTTTAGTAGAAAGAAAATCGTCACAGCGCCTAGTAATGAAAATAGACACAGTCGGCATAAGTAAAACACCAGTAAACTTATATCGTGATAAAGAGTTTATTGACTTAGTGCGCTCTCAAACTGGGATCTGGGGTATTTTTGTAGGCGTGCTATTGATGGCTGCGCTTTATAACTTGGTGCTTTATTTTGGCATAAAAGACCGTGTTTATTTAATTTATATTGGCTATATCATTAGTGCGTTAACCTTATTGGGTGCAGTGCTTGGTTTTGGATTTTATTTATGGCCAGTGCAATGGCAGTTATATATTCACGAAAAAGTCATATTTTTTAACTACGCAATATCATTTTTCACTCTCGCCTTTTGTACTATGTTTTTACGCTATCACAAGGACAATTGCTGGCGATACAAAATGAGCGTAAAACTGCTTTTGTTTATGTCAGTAATGGCTATAGCTAGTTTATTTATTCCTGAGTACATTGCAGCCCCGTTGTTTTTTTGTGTAATGGCACTTTTATACGTTGTTTGTATTATTTTAATTTATAACAAGCTACGTAGCGGCTTTAGGTGGGCTAAGTTTTATGTACTCTCGTGGATACCGCTGATATTTGGTGCGGTAATACAGCCTATGGAGCTCACCGGCTTTTTGGCTTATAGCTTTACCTCCCGCCATGCCTTTTTAATGGCTATTTTGTGCGAAGTTATTTTAATGGCAATGGCGTTAGCTGACCGAGTAAGGTATCAGCGCGAACGTGCGCTTTACCATGCCACGCACACACAACAAACAAAGTTACTTAATAGCTCCAAGCTAAAACAAGCATTTATGGCGCTACAAAGCCAAAACCGCTCAACAACTTTATGTTTAATAAAAATACGTCACTTTAATTCGCTCAATACAATTATTACCTCTTCTCAGGGCTACACACTTATAAAGCATGTAGCCAAAGAGCTTGAATTAGAACTCAGCCATGAACGCGAATTTACAAACCTCGAAACAGATTTAAACACCAGCCCACGCTTAGCCGATTTAAGCAGTGGCGTATTTGCCTGTATTTCTACTAAAACACAAAACCAAGAAATGCTAGAAGCACTACTGACTAAAATAATTAGCAGCCTACCAAAACAATATGAAATTAAAGGGCTAAACCTGCAGCTTAGTTACAGTATAGGTATTAGTAGTGCAGGTAAGAGTAACGACTTTGAATATTGGTTAAAGCGTGGATATTTAGCGCTTAAAAAAGCAAAAGGTAGCGTTAATCAAGTTGGGTCATCGTCAAACGGTAATAATCTAATGATGGACGTTGCTCTAGCCGCTAAGCTGCAACAAGCCATCAAAACAAATCAACTGGCACTTTATTACCAACCTCAAATAAACTTATTAAGTAACCACGTAAGTGGTGCTGAAGCTTTATTACGTTGGCCCGACCCAACTTACAGCAACTTATCAATTGAAGAACTAATAATACTTGCTGAGCACACAGGCATTATTAACGAGCTAACACTGTGGGTAATAGAGCAAGCCTGTAAAGACATAGTCAAGCTTACAAAAAATGGCTATAACGAGCACACAATTAGCGTAAATTTAAGCGCTAAAAACTTAACTATAAATAACTTAGCCGAAAAAGTAGAAAATATTTTAATTAAATACCAAGTGCCGGCACAGTTACTTAAATTTGAACTAACCGAATCAGCCTTCGTAGATAGCCAAGATGCACTTATAAAGTTAGTTGATGAGCTAACCGCATTAGGTATTAAAGTAGTACTGGATGACTTTGGGACAGGCTATGCGTCACTTAGCTACTTAGTCAATTATCACTTTAGTGAACTTAAAATAGATAAGTCATTTGTTTTTGATTTACCTAATAACCCTACTCACCAGGTTATTGTACAAACAGCCATTGATATGGCGCATAACCTCAATTTATCAATAACAATTGAGGGGGTAGAAACCCAGGAAATCCATCACTTACTCAAAGATATGAACGCTGACTACGCCCAAGGTTATTTATACGCAAAAGCACTGCCTTACACCGACTATTTACACTTCTTAAAAAGCCAATATAGCTTAAAAATGTTAGACTCCTCTTTTTAA
- a CDS encoding DUF2797 domain-containing protein yields the protein MQGTLRKLKSSLTEPVQYHLPVGEHLVDLNAFIGKELTLTFSGTILCSNCGKKTKKSYSQGHCFVCMRKLASCDMCIMKPETCHYDQGTCREPQWGEENCMIPHYVYLANTSGLKVGITRHTQIPTRWVDQGATQALPIFKVQTRLQSGLVEVALAEFIADKTNWRNMLKGQNEAIDLKAAAAELIPQISEKLNELSELFGATAIEQLDEDVVDLNFPVTEYPTKISSFNFDKDPVVSGVLQGIKGQYLIFEKGVINIRKFTSYEVTVG from the coding sequence ATGCAAGGCACACTGCGTAAATTAAAATCGAGCTTAACCGAACCAGTACAATATCACTTACCTGTAGGTGAACACCTAGTAGACTTAAATGCATTTATAGGTAAGGAGCTTACGCTTACCTTTAGTGGCACTATTTTATGTTCTAACTGCGGTAAAAAAACCAAAAAAAGCTATTCTCAAGGTCACTGTTTTGTATGCATGCGCAAGCTCGCTAGTTGCGATATGTGTATTATGAAACCAGAAACCTGCCACTACGACCAAGGCACGTGCCGAGAGCCACAGTGGGGTGAAGAAAACTGCATGATTCCGCACTATGTATATCTCGCTAACACCTCTGGGTTAAAAGTAGGTATTACCCGCCACACACAAATACCGACTCGTTGGGTTGATCAAGGCGCGACTCAGGCATTACCTATTTTTAAAGTGCAAACTCGCCTGCAATCAGGTTTAGTGGAAGTTGCATTGGCTGAATTTATTGCCGATAAAACGAATTGGCGCAATATGCTAAAAGGTCAAAACGAAGCAATTGACTTAAAAGCAGCTGCAGCCGAGCTGATCCCACAAATTAGTGAAAAGCTAAACGAGCTCAGTGAATTATTTGGCGCAACAGCAATAGAACAACTTGATGAAGATGTAGTTGATTTAAACTTTCCAGTAACCGAATACCCAACAAAAATCAGCTCATTTAACTTTGATAAAGACCCTGTTGTAAGTGGTGTTTTACAAGGTATTAAAGGCCAGTACTTAATTTTTGAAAAAGGCGTTATTAATATTCGTAAATTTACGTCTTATGAAGTAACCGTAGGTTAA
- a CDS encoding histone deacetylase family protein: protein MRTAVISHPHCRKHKMIDDHPECPERLDAITDRLLASGVDVGLTHLQAPKAEREHYLLAHDEALVKHVETTLPTEGLANLDGDTWLCPDSFKAIERAVGAGLLAVDEILADKLDAAFCSVRPPGHHANKDSSSGFCVFNNLAIAVKYAQSKGIKRIAIADFDVHHGNGTQDIFIDDENVLLCSLFQYPFYPNTAVKNNSHIVNSPLPIASNGDDLKEVFTGQWLPKLKAFKPELLFISAGFDAHLEDDMASLKFVEDDYIWLTEQLCGVAKEGGCKGVISYLEGGYALSALGRSAVAHIKVLTDI from the coding sequence ATGCGTACTGCAGTTATTTCACACCCTCATTGCCGTAAACATAAAATGATAGACGACCATCCTGAGTGCCCAGAGCGCTTAGATGCAATTACCGACAGGTTATTAGCCAGCGGTGTAGATGTTGGCTTAACACACCTGCAGGCACCTAAGGCCGAGCGTGAGCATTATTTACTTGCTCACGATGAGGCTTTAGTTAAACACGTAGAAACTACACTACCAACCGAAGGACTCGCTAATTTAGATGGCGATACGTGGTTGTGCCCCGATTCGTTTAAAGCGATTGAGCGGGCAGTAGGTGCCGGGTTGTTAGCTGTTGATGAAATACTTGCCGATAAACTCGATGCTGCTTTTTGCTCAGTACGCCCGCCAGGGCATCATGCTAATAAAGATTCATCATCTGGGTTTTGTGTGTTTAATAACTTAGCTATTGCCGTTAAGTACGCACAAAGCAAAGGGATTAAGCGGATTGCGATTGCTGACTTTGATGTACACCATGGTAATGGCACACAAGACATTTTTATTGATGACGAAAACGTACTGCTTTGTTCGTTATTTCAGTATCCGTTTTACCCAAATACAGCGGTTAAAAATAATAGCCATATAGTTAATTCTCCTTTGCCAATTGCCAGCAATGGCGATGACCTAAAAGAGGTATTTACTGGGCAATGGTTACCAAAATTAAAAGCGTTTAAGCCTGAATTACTTTTTATAAGCGCAGGGTTTGATGCACACCTAGAAGATGATATGGCGAGCTTAAAGTTTGTAGAGGATGACTACATTTGGCTTACCGAGCAACTATGTGGTGTTGCTAAAGAGGGCGGCTGCAAAGGTGTTATTTCGTATTTAGAAGGTGGCTATGCGCTATCAGCTTTAGGTCGCAGTGCTGTAGCGCATATAAAAGTGCTTACTGATATCTAA
- a CDS encoding serine hydrolase, with protein MKLTKLAAIALLAGTTFSSWAQVDTNKIDDIIKASMARFDVPGMAVAIVENDKVIFAKGFGVTNLDTNKKVNKDTLFGIASNTKAFTTAALAKLVDEGKLSWDDRVIDHLPEFRLYDSYVTREMRIRDLLSHRSGLGLGQGDLMIWPSTDKSVDEILAGLQYLKPASSFRSKYAYNNLMFVTAGEVVARVSGISWNDYIEKNILQPLHMDNSRAGFSRIPKSNKNWATGHIPMDGTLHPFFVNYLEDFRGAGAIASSVSDMSQWLRTQLAGGKMPSGEQLFSEKQQAQMWHPHITSMASKSAFESYHQQFRGYGLGWSIEDYHGFKKLGHGGGILGMVSQVTLLPEKKLGIVILSNQQAFGALSAVTHEVLEDALELEDKDWVEDLAKSHFEGKQQAYANAKPEAPADYQPQLPNINYTGTLHDDWYGDVIIEQLDSKLHIDFTHTKRLKGTLEHYTGNTFIVKWDEKLLEADAFIRFEMSSQNRVNSAKMRAVSTQVTDFSFDFRNLHLKAK; from the coding sequence ATGAAATTAACCAAACTTGCCGCAATTGCACTACTAGCAGGCACTACGTTTAGTAGCTGGGCACAAGTTGATACCAACAAAATTGATGACATTATTAAAGCGTCAATGGCACGTTTTGACGTACCCGGTATGGCAGTCGCCATTGTTGAAAACGATAAAGTAATATTTGCTAAAGGCTTTGGTGTAACTAATCTCGATACCAACAAAAAAGTAAACAAAGACACCTTGTTTGGTATTGCTTCAAACACGAAAGCGTTTACAACAGCAGCGCTAGCCAAGTTGGTTGATGAGGGGAAGTTAAGCTGGGATGACCGCGTAATTGATCATTTACCAGAGTTTAGATTATACGACTCATACGTAACACGCGAAATGCGTATTCGTGATTTATTAAGTCACCGCAGTGGGCTGGGGCTAGGGCAGGGCGATTTAATGATTTGGCCAAGTACCGATAAGTCAGTTGATGAAATTTTAGCGGGATTACAGTATTTAAAACCAGCGAGCAGTTTTCGTAGTAAATACGCTTATAACAACTTGATGTTTGTTACCGCTGGTGAGGTGGTTGCACGTGTGTCGGGTATCAGCTGGAACGATTACATCGAAAAAAATATATTACAGCCGCTGCACATGGATAACTCACGCGCGGGATTTTCACGTATTCCAAAAAGTAATAAAAACTGGGCGACAGGTCATATTCCTATGGATGGCACGCTTCATCCATTTTTTGTGAATTACTTAGAAGATTTTAGAGGTGCAGGTGCCATTGCTTCAAGTGTAAGCGATATGAGCCAATGGCTTCGTACGCAATTAGCAGGCGGTAAAATGCCAAGTGGCGAGCAGCTGTTTAGCGAAAAGCAACAAGCGCAAATGTGGCACCCACATATTACGTCTATGGCGTCTAAAAGTGCGTTTGAATCGTATCATCAGCAGTTTAGGGGTTATGGGTTAGGTTGGAGTATTGAAGACTACCACGGCTTTAAAAAGCTAGGTCATGGCGGTGGTATTTTAGGGATGGTATCGCAAGTTACTTTATTGCCTGAGAAAAAACTCGGTATTGTTATTTTATCTAATCAACAAGCTTTCGGTGCACTTTCGGCAGTAACCCATGAAGTACTTGAAGATGCACTTGAGCTCGAAGATAAAGACTGGGTAGAGGATTTAGCTAAAAGTCATTTTGAAGGTAAACAACAGGCGTACGCTAATGCAAAACCAGAAGCCCCCGCTGACTACCAACCACAATTACCAAACATTAATTACACCGGTACATTACACGATGATTGGTATGGCGATGTAATTATTGAACAACTTGATAGTAAATTGCATATTGATTTTACGCATACTAAGCGCTTAAAGGGGACACTTGAGCATTACACTGGAAATACATTTATAGTTAAGTGGGATGAAAAGCTACTTGAGGCGGATGCGTTTATTCGTTTTGAAATGAGCTCACAAAACCGTGTAAACAGCGCTAAAATGCGTGCAGTATCAACACAAGTTACCGACTTTAGCTTTGATTTTAGAAACCTACATTTAAAAGCAAAATAG
- a CDS encoding gamma-glutamylcyclotransferase family protein: MPLYNFSFGSNMSSNRLLARLPNVKRVGTAVLKGYELTFDMLFKDGSGKCSICPSDKEGALVYGIIYELNEDEKVILDGIEGVGYDCVDIAPTLLTGETVTAHCYIANTHDSDVLPYDWYIKHVHRGSLEAGVPKEYSDAILNRAQKSDTNQERAAIEFAVHQK, from the coding sequence ATGCCGTTATATAATTTTTCGTTTGGCTCTAATATGTCATCTAATCGTTTGTTAGCGCGCTTACCTAATGTAAAGCGTGTAGGAACAGCGGTACTTAAAGGTTACGAGCTAACTTTTGATATGCTATTTAAAGATGGCTCTGGCAAATGCAGTATTTGCCCAAGCGATAAAGAAGGCGCGCTGGTTTACGGCATTATTTATGAGCTTAATGAAGATGAAAAAGTTATTTTAGATGGTATTGAGGGCGTAGGTTACGACTGCGTAGATATAGCCCCAACGCTTCTAACGGGTGAGACTGTAACTGCACATTGTTATATAGCTAATACCCATGACAGCGATGTACTCCCATACGATTGGTACATAAAACACGTTCATCGCGGATCACTTGAAGCGGGCGTACCAAAAGAATACAGTGATGCGATATTAAATCGCGCACAAAAAAGCGATACCAATCAAGAGCGCGCAGCAATTGAATTTGCAGTTCATCAAAAATAA
- a CDS encoding LysE family translocator, producing the protein MEYLDEFLLIVIAHFFAVASPGPDFAVVLKQSVQQGRRNALWTSAGVGAAILLHVAYCVLGVALILTQSPSLFMALKYLAGAYLAYLGVQALRAAKPPASNEGEAAKDVENKTVQEESVWLAFRRGFFTNALNPKATLFFMSLFTLVISPTTPTSVQVGYGVYMALATWAWFSMLSIILSRNNVRGFFQQRGYWFDRGIGVILIALAVRVVI; encoded by the coding sequence GTGGAATACTTAGATGAATTTTTACTGATTGTTATTGCTCATTTTTTTGCAGTAGCAAGCCCCGGGCCTGACTTTGCCGTAGTACTTAAGCAAAGCGTGCAGCAAGGTAGGCGCAATGCATTGTGGACAAGCGCCGGTGTTGGCGCTGCTATTTTACTGCACGTTGCCTATTGCGTTTTAGGTGTTGCGCTTATTTTAACGCAATCGCCTAGCTTATTTATGGCACTTAAGTATCTTGCCGGTGCATATTTAGCTTATTTAGGCGTACAAGCACTCAGAGCTGCAAAACCTCCAGCAAGTAATGAAGGCGAGGCTGCAAAAGATGTTGAAAACAAAACCGTCCAAGAAGAATCCGTTTGGCTTGCTTTTAGGCGCGGCTTTTTCACAAATGCATTAAACCCAAAAGCCACGTTATTTTTTATGTCGTTATTTACACTCGTGATTAGCCCAACAACACCGACTAGCGTACAGGTCGGTTACGGTGTGTACATGGCATTGGCTACTTGGGCGTGGTTTTCAATGCTTTCAATAATACTTTCCAGAAATAATGTAAGGGGTTTTTTCCAACAACGCGGTTATTGGTTTGACCGTGGAATTGGCGTTATTTTAATTGCCCTTGCAGTACGTGTTGTTATTTAA